aaaagtttggctacaaataatttaacatattaataatgttatattaactaaaactattttttgaaatatataatattttttatatttaatatttattaatgatGCAATAATTATTGGCTCACTTATATGCAACggtttaaataaaaacaaaattaatctatacattcttttaaaaaaacgtttactttaatttttatatattataatatattgtgttatataaatataaatgtaatattattatataaatttcaataataataattaaatagcTAGCATTTAACGAACCAAAACCTGATTAATAATGTAGAGAACACAAgacatattaataaattatatattctataAGCATTGATTAGtatacaataatatttaaaaaaataattatatttaaaaatttgataaatatataaatatatggagTGAATAAATCCATGAAATAAAtcaacaaataaataaattttttaaattatttttatttttaaaataaatattaatttaaaaatttttataaaatcgaTTACTTCGATTTAACATACTATGCAacctttatatttattaatatcttatttctaaaaaatatattaatattttacttaCGATGTCCAGAAATGAATAGAGGATATATTAAGGCTGCTTTGGCACTTTTAAGTGTCGCAggatatatacaaaatatagcaTTTGCAAGCGAGCATGTTTCAACCACCATTCcgtaagaaaataattgcaacatatatatatcggacataaatatgtatatactgtttattatgaaaatattatatatgtttgtgaacgtaaatatgtataataattgaaaaacaaaataatttcttataaatatatattttttaaaactaaaaattcaaataattttaaaaatatatttccttCTTCATTTGTAGTTCAAATAGAAGATATAAGCCACAATTATTTTCCAGATATGACCAATCTATACAACGATTAAATTCCATATATAACCAAGGTACACAGCAATTAGATTCCAGACCTAATCATGCTTCACAACGATCATATTCCTTATGTATCCCTGGTACCCAGCCATTATTTTCCAGACCTAATCAAGCTTCACAACGATCAAATTCCTTATGTAACCCTGATATCCAGCCATTAAATTCCAGATATAGCCAAGGTACACAGCAATTAAATTCCGGAGATAACCAAGCTACACAACAATTAAATTCTAGACCTAATCAAGCTGCAGAACAATTAAATTCCGGAGATAACCAAGCTACACAGCAATTAAATTCCGAACCTAACCAAGCTACACAGCAATTAAATTCCGAACCTAACCAAGCTACACAGCAATTAGATTCCAGACCTAATCATGCTTCACAACGATCATATTCCTTATGTATCCCTGGTACCCAGCCATTAATTTCCAGACCTAATCAAGCTTCACAACGATCAAATTCCTTATGTAACCCTGATGCCCAGCCATTAAATTTAAGAAACAACCAAGCTACACAACAATTAAATTTCAGAAACAACCAAGGTACACAACAATTAAGTTCCAGATATGACCAAGCTATGCAACGATTAAATTCCATATGCAACCCTGGTACCCAGCCATTAAATTCCAGATATAGCCAAGGTACACAGcaattaaatttaagaaACAACCAAGCTACACAACAATTAAATTCTAGACCTAATCAAGCTTCACAACGATCAAATTCCTTATGTATCCCTGGTACCCAGCCATTAATTTCCAGACCTAATCAAGCTTCACAACGATCAAATTCCTTATGTAACCCTGATGCCCAGCCATTAAATTTAAGAAACAACCAAGCTACACAACAATTAAATTCCGAACCTAACCAAGCTACACAGCAATTAAATTCCGAATCTAACCAACCTCCACAACAATTAAATACCAGACCTACCAAAATTATACAACAATTAAATTCTGAACCTAACCAAATTACACACCAATTAAATTCTGAACCTAACCAAGTTACACAACAAGCACATTTCATTCCTATAGGATTTAAACAAAGAGAATATTTCAATCCTATAGAATTTAAGCaccaattatatttaaaatccAAAGAAGCTGAGTACGCAGAATATATTATGGCCGAAGCTTTAGATACTGCAAAAAAGCATGCCATACATACAAATGATTACAATTTATACTATAATAAAGGTGGAGTATTTCTACATTTTAAGAGAGTAAACGATACTGATATTGGAAAGCTTGAATTTACAATCCCCAACGCCAATAATGTATGAATTAACAagc
This sequence is a window from Plasmodium chabaudi chabaudi strain AS genome assembly, chromosome: 7. Protein-coding genes within it:
- a CDS encoding fam-a protein, which gives rise to MNRGYIKAALALLSVAGYIQNIAFASEHVSTTIPSNRRYKPQLFSRYDQSIQRLNSIYNQGTQQLDSRPNHASQRSYSLCIPGTQPLFSRPNQASQRSNSLCNPDIQPLNSRYSQGTQQLNSGDNQATQQLNSRPNQAAEQLNSGDNQATQQLNSEPNQATQQLNSEPNQATQQLDSRPNHASQRSYSLCIPGTQPLISRPNQASQRSNSLCNPDAQPLNLRNNQATQQLNFRNNQGTQQLSSRYDQAMQRLNSICNPGTQPLNSRYSQGTQQLNLRNNQATQQLNSRPNQASQRSNSLCIPGTQPLISRPNQASQRSNSLCNPDAQPLNLRNNQATQQLNSEPNQATQQLNSESNQPPQQLNTRPTKIIQQLNSEPNQITHQLNSEPNQVTQQAHFIPIGFKQREYFNPIEFKHQLYLKSKEAEYAEYIMAEALDTAKKHAIHTNDYNLYYNKGGVFLHFKRVNDTDIGKLEFTIPNANNYGDIVKMLWDPNGEKGLNTEFIEGKVSRMYSKNLSIIQRRYKGDTWNRYYYAMANKVEVSRDETVILLVSSDMNDHSGFDFDDYINSIVESANSFTPDMDSEEDIREGKLAKFYINLIAFFIKKRPTDVKITHLSSIDHEIPTDDPEKVFRQMTANSMLDIVKLRDIFKVTNPFPYGIF